Proteins found in one Miscanthus floridulus cultivar M001 chromosome 4, ASM1932011v1, whole genome shotgun sequence genomic segment:
- the LOC136549919 gene encoding non-functional NADPH-dependent codeinone reductase 2-like, which produces MASTRSTTAVPELSLPSGNARPVPVIGLGTAVIFLQQDDTKNAVLAAIELGFRRFDTAYLYGTEKPLGEGVAEAVRRGLIKSREVFVTSKLWCSQCHPDLVVPSLRKTLQLLRLGPIATNELLAARGGKGTHASLSFQLLPLIYVWGRCRSCMHRSPRQKPKQCRSGSLQLLGFTSSTTSLSSRHGSYIGHRLTVNKNEIL; this is translated from the exons ATGGCCTCCACGAGGAGCACCACGGCGGTGCCGGAGCTGTCCCTGCCCTCCGGAAACGCGAGGCCGGTGCCGGTGATTGGCCTGGGCACAGCGGTGATATTCCTCCAGCAGGACGACACCAAGAACGCGGTGCTTGCGGCCATCGAGCTGGGCTTccgccgcttcgacaccgcctacttGTACGGGACAGAGAAGCCCCTCGGCGAGGGCGTCGCGGAGGCGGTGCGGCGCGGGCTCATCAAGTCCCGGGAGGTGTTCGTCACGTCCAAGCTGTGGTGCTCGCAGTGCCACCCGGACCTAGTCGTCCCCTCCCTCCGGAAGACCTTGCA GTTGCTTAGGTTGGGCCCCATTGCCACTAATGAGCTCCTTGCAGCCCGTGGTGGCAAAGGCACCCATGCCTCCTTAAGTTTCCAACTCTTGCCTCTAATATATGTGTGGGGAAGATGCAGAAGCTGCATGCATCGAAGTCCACGGCAGAAACCTAAACAATGCCGCTCTGGCAGCCTGCAACTTCTTGGATTTACATCAAGCACAACATCTTTGAGTTCCAGGCATGGGTCGTATATAGGTCACAGACTCACAGTGAACAAGAATGAGATACTATAG